One part of the Gadus macrocephalus chromosome 8, ASM3116895v1 genome encodes these proteins:
- the zgc:110269 gene encoding probable flap endonuclease 1 homolog isoform X2 has product MGITKLADLIRIAAPDAISYKDISDYTGKVIALDTSIIMNQFRTAVPKLNFLSPMTGIFFRTLTFLEHDIKPVFVFDGKPPGEKLAVLERRAETAGWSSPNRSGAASSQTKECLQLLKLLGVPILQAPGDGEALCARLVSEGTADAVASEDMDTLPFGAGLLIRQLNAKKDSEVIEYSLPKILEKLKLSQEEFVDLCILLGCDYCDKIVGLGPKRALKLIQEHHTIEQVVLNINRKTHPVPHFWQYQEARKLFLEGAHTVAQELVWTEPDEEGLVQLLCTTHHVKEPRIRGRMVKFREAREKKRKEREEGKSGPSRQMRMEDFFRVTRKRKQMDGAEAVPSKASKKNLTSPSRKHSVASRPGLDEDPKTLPYFL; this is encoded by the exons ATGGGGATCACAAAACTGGCCGATCTGATTCGCATCGCAGCACCTGATGCGATCTCTTATAAAGATATAAGTGACTACACAG GGAAGGTGATTGCGCTGGATACTTCTATTATTATGAACCAGTTCCGGACTGCTGTACCTAAACTCAACTTTCTAAG TCCTATGACAGGTATCTTCTTCCGCACGCTCACCTTCCTAGAACATGACATCAAgcccgtgtttgtgtttgacggCAAGCCCCCTGGGGAGAAGCTGGCTGTG ctggagaggagagcagagaccgCTGGATGGAGCTCCCCAAACCGCTCTGGTGCTG catCATCACAGACCAAGGAATGTCTTCAGCTCTTGAAGCTTCTAGGTGTACCAATCCTTCAG GCCCCGGGGGATGGGGAGGCTCTGTGTGCACGCCTCGTGAGTGAAGGTACTGCGGACGCGGTGGCGTCAGAGGACATGGACACCCTGCCCTTTGGAGCAGGCCTCCTCATTCGTCAACTGAACGCAAAGAAGGACAG TGAGGTTATCGAATATTCCTTACCCAAGATCCTTGAAAAGCTGAAATTAAGCCAGGAGGAG TTTGTGGACCTGTGTATTCTGCTGGGCTGTGACTATTGCGACAAGATAGTGGGTTTAGGCCCCAAGAGAGCCCTGAAGCTGATCCAGGAACATCACACCATAGAGCAAGTGGTTCTGAATATCAACAGAAAG ACACATCCTGTTCCTCATTTCTGGCAGTACCAAGAAGCCCGGAAGTTGTTCCTGGAGGGGGCCCACACCGTAGCCCAGGAGCTGGTGTGGACGGAGCCGGATGAGGAGGGCCTGGTGCAGCTCCTCTGCACCACACATCATGTCAA AGAGCCCAGGATCCGCGGGCGAATGGTTAAATTCCGTGAGGCACGGGAGAAAAAGCGgaaagaaagggaggaggggaagagcgGCCCCAGCAGACAGATGCGCATGGAGGACTTCTTCAGAGTCACCAGGAAGAGGAAACAG ATGGATGGTGCCGAGGCTGTTCCCAGCAAAGCAAGTAAAAAAAACCTAACAAGTCCTAGCAGAAAGCATTCCGTTGCGTCTCGGCCGGGGTTGGATGAGGACCCCAAGACCTTGccatattttctttaa
- the zgc:110269 gene encoding probable flap endonuclease 1 homolog isoform X1 produces MGITKLADLIRIAAPDAISYKDISDYTGKVIALDTSIIMNQFRTAVPKLNFLSPMTGIFFRTLTFLEHDIKPVFVFDGKPPGEKLAVLERRAETAGWSSPNRSGAASSQTKECLQLLKLLGVPILQAPGDGEALCARLVSEGTADAVASEDMDTLPFGAGLLIRQLNAKKDSEVIEYSLPKILEKLKLSQEEFVDLCILLGCDYCDKIVGLGPKRALKLIQEHHTIEQVVLNINRKTHPVPHFWQYQEARKLFLEGAHTVAQELVWTEPDEEGLVQLLCTTHHVKEPRIRGRMVKFREAREKKRKEREEGKSGPSRQMRMEDFFRVTRKRKQQMDGAEAVPSKASKKNLTSPSRKHSVASRPGLDEDPKTLPYFL; encoded by the exons ATGGGGATCACAAAACTGGCCGATCTGATTCGCATCGCAGCACCTGATGCGATCTCTTATAAAGATATAAGTGACTACACAG GGAAGGTGATTGCGCTGGATACTTCTATTATTATGAACCAGTTCCGGACTGCTGTACCTAAACTCAACTTTCTAAG TCCTATGACAGGTATCTTCTTCCGCACGCTCACCTTCCTAGAACATGACATCAAgcccgtgtttgtgtttgacggCAAGCCCCCTGGGGAGAAGCTGGCTGTG ctggagaggagagcagagaccgCTGGATGGAGCTCCCCAAACCGCTCTGGTGCTG catCATCACAGACCAAGGAATGTCTTCAGCTCTTGAAGCTTCTAGGTGTACCAATCCTTCAG GCCCCGGGGGATGGGGAGGCTCTGTGTGCACGCCTCGTGAGTGAAGGTACTGCGGACGCGGTGGCGTCAGAGGACATGGACACCCTGCCCTTTGGAGCAGGCCTCCTCATTCGTCAACTGAACGCAAAGAAGGACAG TGAGGTTATCGAATATTCCTTACCCAAGATCCTTGAAAAGCTGAAATTAAGCCAGGAGGAG TTTGTGGACCTGTGTATTCTGCTGGGCTGTGACTATTGCGACAAGATAGTGGGTTTAGGCCCCAAGAGAGCCCTGAAGCTGATCCAGGAACATCACACCATAGAGCAAGTGGTTCTGAATATCAACAGAAAG ACACATCCTGTTCCTCATTTCTGGCAGTACCAAGAAGCCCGGAAGTTGTTCCTGGAGGGGGCCCACACCGTAGCCCAGGAGCTGGTGTGGACGGAGCCGGATGAGGAGGGCCTGGTGCAGCTCCTCTGCACCACACATCATGTCAA AGAGCCCAGGATCCGCGGGCGAATGGTTAAATTCCGTGAGGCACGGGAGAAAAAGCGgaaagaaagggaggaggggaagagcgGCCCCAGCAGACAGATGCGCATGGAGGACTTCTTCAGAGTCACCAGGAAGAGGAAACAG CAGATGGATGGTGCCGAGGCTGTTCCCAGCAAAGCAAGTAAAAAAAACCTAACAAGTCCTAGCAGAAAGCATTCCGTTGCGTCTCGGCCGGGGTTGGATGAGGACCCCAAGACCTTGccatattttctttaa
- the LOC132463238 gene encoding arf-GAP domain and FG repeat-containing protein 1-like, with amino-acid sequence MATSAKRKQEDTHLKMLREMTSLPPNRRCFDCDQRGPTYANMTVGSFVCTTCSGVLRGLNPPHRVKSISMTTFTQHEIEFLQKHTNEVCKHIWLGLYDDRTSVVPDFREPQKVKEFLQEKYEKKRWYVPPEQARAVSTVQAGVSGSSASSTGSTPEVQPLKTLQLTKTPPRQVPA; translated from the exons ATGGCGACGAGTGCGAAACGAAAACAGGAGGACACACATCTGAAGATGCTCCGGGAGATGACCAGCCTTCCCCCGAATCGGAGATGCTTCGACTGCGACCAACGCGGCCCGACCTACGCCAACATGACCGTGGGCTCGTTCGTCTGTACCACTTGCTCTGGGGTCTT GCGAGGGCTGAATCCCCCACACAGAGTAAAGTCCATCTCTATGACCACATTCACACAGCATGAGATCGAGTTCCTACAGAAACACACCAATGAG GTCTGTAAACACATCTGGTTGGGTCTCTATGACGACAGGACCTCAGTTGTTCCTGACTTCCGGGAACCGCAAAAAGTGAAAGAATTCCTTCAGGAGAAATATGAGAAGAAAAGATG GTATGTCCCCCCGGAGCAGGCCCGGGCAGTGTCCACCGTCCAGGCCGGCGTGTCGGGCTCCTCGGCCAGCAGCACCGGCAGCACCCCGGAGGTCCAGCCCCTCAAGACCCTGCAGCTCACCAAGACCCCCCCACGCCAGGTACCGGCT
- the LOC132463478 gene encoding mitochondrial fission factor homolog A-like, with protein sequence MSGQTYTSPSAEETEMNRIHYDLEYTEGINQRMRIPETLKVAPDAHSGGLPVHHLFPFPTTLMQVPERIIIAGDEDDPRFSRPHDLDLIQTTGPPMDLLDMKAPPRTLTLSEQPLDSLETEQTPSPQSHVSQGVRSHSRSRRERSVSENLAPRHVSHTGRGDMSVSPSPSAAPPPFRACPPLCSPEDANISLYTAGGVLCYIQSTTRRAYQQVLELLEDGPRRTQMEMTLDLAAEESSLVDASSLRRQIVKLNRRLQLLEEENKERSRREMILYSATVAFWLVNTWTWFRR encoded by the exons ATGAGTGGGCAAACCTATACCTCACCCTCTGCGGAGGAGACCGAGATGAACCGCATCCACTATGATCTGGAGTACACAGAGGGCATCAACCAGCGCATGAGAATCCCAGAGACCCTCAAGGTGGCCCCGGACGCTCACTCCGGGGGGCTGCCTGTCCATCACCTCTTCCCCTTCCCCACCACGCTCATGCAAGTACCCGAGAGGATCATCATAGCGG GAGATGAAGATGACCCTCGGTTCTCCCGACCCCACGACCTGGACCTGATCCAAACCACTGGACCTCCCATGGACCTTCTGGACATGAAGGCCCCCCCAcggaccctcaccctctctgagCAGCCCCTGGACTCCCTGGAGACGGAGCAGACCCCATCGCCCCAGTCCCACGTCAGCCAGGGG GTGCGCTCTCATTCACGGTCTCGACGGGAACGGAGCGTGAGCGAGAACCTGGCCCCTCGGCATGTCAGCCACACCGGCCGAGGGGACATGAG TGTGTCCCCGTCCCCCTCGGCCGCCCCCCCGCCGTTCCGGGCGTgcccccctctctgttccccGGAGGACGCCAACATCAGCCTGTACACAGCGGGGGGCGTGCTCTGCTACATCCAGTCCACCACGCGCCGGGCCTACCAGCAGGTCCTGGAGCTCCTGGAGGACGGCCCTCGCAG GACCCAGATGGAAATGACCCTTGATTTAGCAGCTGAGGAGTCCAGTTTGGTGGACGCGTCCTCCCTGCGACGTCAG ATTGTGAAGCTGAACCGCCGTctgcagctgctggaggaggagaacaaggagCGCTCCAGGAGAGAGATGATTCTGTACTCTGCCACCGTGGCCTTCTGGCTGGTCAACACCTGGACCTGGTTCCGTCGCTAA